A window of Limanda limanda chromosome 4, fLimLim1.1, whole genome shotgun sequence genomic DNA:
ttcttgttttataAACGCAGGCGTGTGATTGGTCGTGGTTGTGTCCGCAGCGTGAATCAGACCCGGTGTCGACTGTAGCCCTTTGATCTCAGCTTCACGTGCACGAGCACCAGCGCAGCGTGCACGTGAGCCCACGCACGCTGAGCCCAACCACACAGAGACGCTTCTGCATAGACATCAATTCAAATCACACTCATGCAAATAGACGGAGGACACGTGGACGAGGGACAGGAAGTAAAgacaagacaggaagtgagtgtgaagaggacggATGAGAGATCGGTTCCTCCAGGTTTATAAAAATAaggacgtttgtttaatattgaacatttttCTCTGAATGATTTTGAACAAACGGACGAAACGAAGACTacgtgaaagtgtgtgtgtgtgtgtgtgtgtgtgtgtgtgtgtgtgtgtgtgtgtgtgtgtgtgtgtgtctgtgtgtgtgtgtgtgtgtgtctgtgtgtgtgtgttttagtgagGCCAAGCTAACATGCAGCATTATGCTCTCAGTAAAATGTTCTGAGCATCAAGTCGATtagaaaacaaacagtaaacattTGTCACGTGATGAAACGACGACTCGGCCACAGAACTACAACAAGTAGATAAACACGTCTGATTCTCCATCGGTCACAGGAAACAGCAGCGAGGGAACCATGTCACAtgatcagtcacatgatcagtcacatgatcagtcacatgatcagtcacatgatcagtcacatgatcagtcacatgatcagtcaCACGCTTCGCTCACTGTGGACGCGGTGATCTCATTCGTTGCTGAGCTGCATCATGGGTCGTTTCACTTGTTTTACGTTCGGTAGAGAAAAGCTCAAAGTTTCAAACGGCACCATCCAATCAAATCACGATTATGCAAATTCAGCCCCCCCCCTTAAATCAAGATGGCCGACATTAGACCTCCATAATAGTGAAGCCAACgcatcttgatcgccctctggtggctggctacagtataaatgaaatccatcttttaattatttttctcaaagatcatttcaggtcgttcttctctctctgatgtttgttcaagtttctgatcagtttggtttgaatcagttatttgatgatataaaaaccggctgagacgtgatgattgacagcttacACTGACTTCTAATTGGTTGAGATCTTATGTGGGCGGGACCTTAATCTGATATCTGGGTTAGTACGCTGGAGTCCGCGTGACATAAATGTTTTTACACGAGTCTCTTTGCCGACTCATCGATTTGTCGTCGATAGAACTTTGCAAAAAACACGATAGAAAGTACAAAAAATATTCATCAAAATTGTGACTGATGGATTTTCTCTCCAAGAAAAGAAACTTTGAACTCAGATCTGACGAGGTCATGGTTAGATCATCACATGACATGGTCACTTCCTCTgcgcagacaggaagtggatctACTTGATTCTAGTTCTGCGGCTGAAGGTGGAGACAACGAGTTCCCGctcagaaagtgtgtgtttgtgttaaaacgTCCGTTTGAGCTcacaagtgaaaacacaacttttctATCTAACACAACATCTGGTTATTAGCATCAATGATACAGGTTATTATTCTTTGTTCAcacaactaaaaaaaacaagcacagtTTTACAGTATTAACCTGCAGCCATGTTGGAAAAGTTTGTTTCTAAAACTGTAAATGTAATACTCCtttaataagttaaaaaaataatttaaacaacacatttgaaatTAAGAActgagaatgaaaacaaaaacagactgttgacacagaaagagaacttttaaaatttgttttaaaaaactctttacaacaaactaaagaaataaaaaagagacaggaagcagacagGAAGTAGTTTTATACAAGTCGACATCATTGTATACAAAAGCCGAGTCGTTCAGCTCAGTGTTAGTGACCAGTGATATAAATTCTCTGAGGGAATATTTCATATGAGTCAATAAATATGTGAGTACACAGTAGAATAAAGGAGAAAAGCTGAAAAGTCTTTATGGCTTTTAGAGGCTTCGTGGCCCAAATCACCTGGAAGCTCAGAATCATCAGATCGTGGGACGAGGGCAGCGTCACGCAGAAAGAGTTCAGTGAGACGTGGGAAGTGGGATCAGTGGAACACTTGGATgtgaaggaagaggaagctggGATTCTACTGAATCAGATTTGTCTCATTAAATCAAACAGAGGGTTTGTGTCtctaaatgaaaacaacacataACTTTAATAACATTAAAGATTAAAACACTAAACTCAAAAGTTATGTAACAACACATTTTATCTCCTAAATGTATATTTTCCCTGTTTCAGAAATGTGTTGATGCTCTAATGCTCAGCGTCCTctcctcagcctctgtctcaaacactgtCTCTTCAACACCCCCCCGAtggtctgctctgattggtcagcagATTTTCCCACGTGTGCATTAACATGTGTTGAGCACAGAACGACAGTAAATGTCTTCACATCCGTCTCTTCTGTTTCTAAAAGCCTTCATCCTGAATCTCTGAGGTTTGCTCGTTTCAGATGAGTCAGAGTGCAGTTCCTTTAGAAGCCTGCAGGGTTTCTGAGGCCGATATCTGAGAGTTTCACAAAGAAAACGTGATAACCACTGATTGTTTTGTGACAAGATTTTAACTGTTGGGTcattttacagttaaaaataAACCTGAATGCTTCCATTGCTTAAATCTTTGGTTTCTCCACATTTCCtagtttcattattttctggCTGACGAGCAGGTCGGGCTCatcttctgctgcttcacaataaaagcctccACCAGGAACCCAGAGggaggcttttattgtgaaaggatCTCTGAGTAAGAGGAGCTGCTCTtcaacaacaaaccaaccacaTGTGAACTCTGAGCTGTTCGGTGGGATCAGTCCCTCTGAGCCGGAAACAGCATCACCTGGTTCAACAGCCTCACTTCCTGCACCCCCACTACATTGAGACTTTATCAGAGACAAACGTCTTCCAGTGATCCCACttccacagagacacaagacaaGTGGAAGAAAGGGACAAAGACAGAcaagtgagagagtgagaaagtgCACCAGAGAGTGATGAAGAGAGCCAAGGGAAGTGAAGCTGCCCTCAGTCTGAGCCCAGATCCCTCAGTGaggtttcctctcctcttcagtaCGGAGCAAACTTCTGTCTCTCCGGCTTCTTCATCCCGTTGGCTGAGGACCAGATCTTGGCCGTGTAGGACGCCAGGGCCGCCGCCGCATGAGCCTGCACCGGGAcggctgccgccgccgccgtctGCATCGAGCCTGGTAACAAGGCCCCCCCGATGGCCGCCGCTGAGGCAGCAGGGCTGGAGAGGGCCAGGTAGGGGAGGGGCTTCACTCCAAGGAGGCTGGAGAGGGGGAAGGCGTAGGGAGACCccaggaggggagggaggggcatCGAGGCGCCCATCGCTGCCAggggggaggatgaggaggacgaagaggaggaggaggaggcggggggggcagcgggCTGGGTGAAGCTCATGGTCAGGTCAACGGGAGACGGCATGGAGGAGGACTGGGCCGTGGATTTGGCCGTCTCTAAactggaggaggggagggagggagggagggagggagggagggagggagggagggagggagggagggagggagggagggagggagggagggagggaggaagggagggagggaggaaggagggagggagggagggagggagggaggggagagcgGTACAGGGGGGTGGAtggagaagggggggtggatggAGAAGGGTTAGAGGTTTAAACCAAAGACAtgttaaaaaaatcaaaaactaaatcatagagaaaaacaaagaggatttTAGAATCAAAATGAAAGAAGTGAAATCATAAAACCAAGTTTTACTGGAGGTTGCAACAGATTATTGTCGGGGGGGCGCTGTACGGATGGGGGGATGCTGTGTAAGTTGGGGTGATGGCTTGGTGGGGGGGGTCTGAGGGAGGAGGGGACACAACCATCGTACGGACGTTAGGATGAAGGTTTGtcagagatgatgaagaagaagaagtaaaacaaacatcttCATACGTCCCAGTCTGTTGATCACATGTAGAAATCAATATATTCATAACCTTTTGAACATTAAACTGAATCAGCTGTCAGATGAACTGAGAGCAGAACCAGTAGAAGAAGCATCCCAGTCTGTGTGGTGCTGGAGAAACGTtgcactgggaacactgggcaGAAGAGTCTGGAACCCAGAGGCTGATGCTGGTTGGACGATGGTTGGGATCAAACACTGAGGAACAAAGAAGCTCAACGTGTGGGAGACGCAACAAATCCAACTGGAGACCCATCTTCTCACCATCCAGTGGGTCggttctgcagcagctggaaacCAGTTGAAACCAGTTTGTAAACTCACCATGAAGTGATCAGGTACTGGGCCAGGTTGATGGCGATGGGCGTGCCGCTGATGGTGACGTGACGATCGCTGGTGCCGTCCAGCTGACTGCCGATCTTTATCTGAGCTCCGGAAACCTGACGGATCTCGTTAATCTTGTTGCCCTGACGACCGATGATGGAGCCAATCAGCTGCGAGGAGGCGGAGACAAAGGAGAAGATGtgtaaaggggacatattattattttaccacaagttgatatggttccttggggtctcaatgaaatgtctgttttaCATCTAACGAGTGATTAGCATACATATCAATCAGTCCTGCTGCATAATAGTGTTGGGGGGGAGACTCCTGAGTGCTGACCGTCAGACAAAGGGCAATAAAACTGCGGCCTGTTGGTCAACCTGAAACCAGTGTTACCGGTTTCTGCTTTGAATCCACAACATTCCTCAGACAACGTGGAGCCTCTCCCTCAAGAGAACCCCAACTGTGACCCtaaaacgcccactgaggttgAAATCCCCACCCACTAAGGTTGTAACCCTGACATCTCATTGGCTGTGAGCCAACTGAAgcccatgaccacttcctgaggaggcaggagctCCTCAGGTGGAACAAAACAGCTGAACTCACAAAAAACGCTGACGTTGTAACCAGACCTCTCCAGGCCTGACCAGATAACCCAGTAACTAAAGGAGGCGATTACCACTTTTGTTTCAGCCATTTCCTCATTTCCCTGCTTAAAGACTTCAAACAAGACCCACTGGGTCTTTCCAGATGTCCTAGCTGCTAAAGGGGGCGAATCAAAAACGTTTGtttcaaatcattttatttcctctcttttatctcagtctgagtttttattttgataggaacttttttatttaacgtgaaagaccgaaacaggaagtttacttgcgatccacaaacggctacaaacagccgttccctgcagaagcgcgacgttcattcCATTCGAGGCAGAACGAGAAGATCCGCTCCCTTTCCGGCCCAGCGGCCGGGCTCCTTGTCCCCACGAGAACCACTGGAGAACCGCTTGAGAGGCCACGAGATttattcactggacttccgggataTTCGCGCGGAACGCGCACGCACCCCACGAAACCACAGTCGCAGTAAGAGGCaaaattgtctgggcagagactagttCTAATACTTAGCATTGTCTTTATttaagtgtatttgtttgtgagacCTCTGTGTTTCATTGTTTAGCCGCGGCGAgccggctacttccggttcatttcagGGTTCTTTGTGTTCCAGTGCTTAGGGCCGCGAGAAGGGTTTTGGAGCTAAACGCCGCCTCAGCAGAAATGAaatttttctgcttcatttcatGAGTTCAGCAGTTGTTTTATAATCCTCTGTTCAATGAGTCTTAAAAAACCTCTGTGAGATTTGCACCCTGGATAAACGTGTCTGATGAAAGCTGTGAATGAGCAGAGGAAGTGGAACAGGAAGTTGTTGAGCGTgaagtgtgtaaaatgtccctgAACAGTTTAACTGAAGCGTCTGGAGACTTCAGCTGGTTCCTCTGAGTGGATCGAGTCAGGTGACAGAGTCCTGTCGCCTGATTGGCTGCCAGCAGCTTTCACACTGAAGCTCACAGATGAGAAGTTTCCTCACGTGGATCAGAAAACACTGGGACAGGGAATCATTTGTGTTGTGACTCTTTgtcgtctgtgtgtgagtctgaggtcaaatataaatatgtaatataCAAATCAATCTAATGAGCTTTATAACAACTAATGAGGAGCTGGTTAACAGGGAAGAAGAGAACTTATATATAAAGTGTGacatttatactttatactcaCGTCGTTTGGAATGAGAAGCTCCTGAGAGGTGGTCTGACAACTGGCTTCCATgccccctgggggggggggagggagagaggtgggagagagagaggggtaagaggggggagggagagggagagaataaataaagacaaagataaaaagagcaaaaatatattcatcacTTCACTGAGACTGAATTAATAAAAACTCATCGGATGTTTTAAATGacgtttgtgttatttttcttttctaagCGTGTTGTGCGTTTGATGACGAGCACGCTCCAGTCGTGTGTGACAGTAAATATTCAGATTGTCCCTGAACACGACGTCCTGTCAGCTCCACGGCTGCAGAGatcgtgacctctgacctctgtgggGGGGGACCACTGACACCTTTCAGGATTCATTTAACTCTCATgataatctaaataaaaaagattcacagtttcttctttctctctcacttttgtgtgtgtgtgtgtgtgtgtgtgtgtgtgtgtgtgtgtgtgtgtatgtgtgtgtgtgtgtaccaggcAGAACTtgagcagctgattggctgatgggGGCGTGGCCCTGCTGCTGCATGGACAGCTGCTGGAGTTTCACCAACTGAGAAACAAGACGGACGTGATTTAAGGACTAAATAATAACTCCTCATATGGTTGAGAATGTGAAACAGTAGAAAGGTCCCTGCAGTGTGTCCTCACCTCAGAGTGTGGGACGCCGTAGTGGCTCTGCACCGCGTACGtctggaacagagagagacacaagtcAAACCAGCGTGAGGATCCATGACGCTCTGTCCCGAGGGTCCACAGAGTCTGAAGAGAGGTGTTGGGGGTGAAGTCCTGAGATCTGACCTCCAAACAAAGGGGAGCAATAATACTGCGGCCTGTTGGCCATCCCGAAACCAGTCCGACCGGTTTCTGCTTTGCATCCACACATTCTtcagacagcctggagcctcgcccaGCAGGGGGGGCATCTCGGGTGTCCTTCAGGGACC
This region includes:
- the pcbp4 gene encoding poly(rC)-binding protein 4, whose amino-acid sequence is MSCDREFGDGATGVTLTLRLLMHGKEVGSIIGKKGETVKRIREESGARINISEGSCPERIITITGPTDCVFRAFTMITLKQEEDLSALVANGTVTSKPPVTLRLVIPASQCGSLIGKGGSKIKEIRETTGAQVQVAGDLLPNSTEREVTISGSQDAIIQCVKLICTVILESPPKGATIPYRPSPTPGPVLMAGNQVYEASDFSSHPLFSVAQGGVDLQQTYAVQSHYGVPHSELVKLQQLSMQQQGHAPISQSAAQVLPGGMEASCQTTSQELLIPNDLIGSIIGRQGNKINEIRQVSGAQIKIGSQLDGTSDRHVTISGTPIAINLAQYLITSCLETAKSTAQSSSMPSPVDLTMSFTQPAAPPASSSSSSSSSSSPLAAMGASMPLPPLLGSPYAFPLSSLLGVKPLPYLALSSPAASAAAIGGALLPGSMQTAAAAAVPVQAHAAAALASYTAKIWSSANGMKKPERQKFAPY